A region of Paraburkholderia sp. BL23I1N1 DNA encodes the following proteins:
- a CDS encoding MFS transporter — protein MKIVMSSLKSGDWRALVACFLYFDTGFTVWVLYGPLAPFISKTIAMTSAQQGLLVAVPVLSAAILRVTLGNLYQSAHGKRIALMGVLLSAVPTIVLPLLPFVPSYTLLLVLGVFLGVGGASFAVALPMAGSNYPPKVQGLVLGLAAAGNIGAVLDGFLFPQLATHYGWQMATAGALPLLAIAAITLYFWANDSGIKSGSVLRAFGSFAITLVGLIVLVLLVEAGMFGSGKTGVLLLPVIGALLAIAVLPKRYRSVLAERDTWVIMLVYSITFGGFVGMSSYVSLLLTNLYQLSKIDAGLFMALLAATGAMVRPLGGLIADKVSGVRALTFLLAIISLCDFVFAAAMPSMAGGIALLVCLYVAFGLGNGATFQLVPHRWAGRTGLMSGIVGAAGGVGGFYLPVVMGIAKESTGSYQMGFATFGALAACAFVAIVALRRPWMAWSMNSGVMHAHATE, from the coding sequence ATGAAAATCGTGATGAGCTCACTTAAGAGTGGAGATTGGCGCGCGCTAGTGGCGTGTTTTCTCTATTTCGACACCGGCTTCACTGTCTGGGTGCTATACGGGCCGCTCGCGCCGTTCATTAGCAAGACCATTGCAATGACTTCTGCGCAGCAAGGTTTGCTGGTCGCCGTGCCGGTGCTGTCGGCGGCGATCCTGCGCGTGACGCTCGGCAACCTCTATCAATCGGCGCATGGCAAGCGCATCGCGCTGATGGGCGTGTTGCTCTCGGCGGTGCCGACGATCGTGCTGCCGTTGTTGCCGTTCGTGCCGTCGTACACCTTGCTGCTGGTGCTCGGCGTGTTCCTCGGCGTGGGCGGTGCGAGTTTCGCGGTGGCGCTGCCGATGGCCGGCAGCAACTACCCGCCGAAAGTGCAGGGCCTGGTGCTGGGTCTTGCCGCGGCCGGCAACATCGGCGCGGTGCTCGACGGCTTCCTGTTCCCGCAACTGGCAACCCATTACGGGTGGCAAATGGCGACAGCAGGCGCGCTGCCGTTGCTCGCTATCGCTGCGATCACGCTGTACTTCTGGGCTAACGATTCCGGTATCAAATCGGGCAGCGTGCTTCGTGCATTCGGCAGCTTTGCGATCACGCTCGTCGGTTTGATCGTGCTCGTGCTGCTGGTTGAAGCGGGCATGTTCGGTTCGGGCAAGACCGGTGTGCTGCTGTTGCCGGTGATCGGTGCGCTGCTGGCGATTGCTGTGCTGCCCAAGCGCTATCGTTCGGTGCTGGCCGAGCGCGATACGTGGGTGATCATGCTCGTGTACAGCATCACGTTCGGTGGCTTTGTCGGCATGTCGTCGTATGTTTCGCTGCTGCTGACCAACCTCTATCAGTTGTCGAAGATCGACGCGGGTCTGTTCATGGCGCTGCTTGCCGCAACCGGCGCAATGGTGCGGCCGCTCGGCGGCCTGATTGCCGACAAGGTGTCCGGCGTGCGCGCGTTGACCTTCCTGCTCGCGATCATTTCGCTGTGCGACTTCGTCTTCGCTGCTGCAATGCCGTCGATGGCAGGCGGAATTGCGCTGCTGGTGTGCCTGTACGTGGCCTTCGGTCTGGGTAATGGCGCGACCTTCCAGCTGGTGCCGCATCGGTGGGCCGGCCGCACCGGGCTGATGTCGGGCATCGTCGGCGCCGCGGGTGGTGTCGGCGGCTTTTATCTGCCGGTCGTGATGGGTATCGCGAAGGAAAGCACGGGCAGCTATCAGATGGGCTTTGCGACTTTCGGCGCGCTGGCGGCTTGCGCGTTTGTCGCGATCGTCGCGCTGCGCCGTCCGTGGATGGCGTGGTCGATGAACAGCGGCGTGATGCACGCGCACGCAACGGAGTAG
- a CDS encoding type IV pili methyl-accepting chemotaxis transducer N-terminal domain-containing protein, which yields MSITKDRNQAPPSEADVPSEVLSSLINMAGRQRMLSQRIVLQAMLAFQQFDGAIAIARETLRTFSDSHTALVQGRYGLPGLFSPALREAFRGSENVAQKITGFIALVSVALEAIECASPRANAALNALIGAVDPLLTHLHAVTAVYEQESRRIAHVQKKGQQELIERIKAIAKEAHIVSFNGQIVASRSNVTGREFAVIAGVMTSITKELEAVVSAFVKKTSAG from the coding sequence ATGAGCATCACAAAAGATCGGAATCAAGCACCGCCTTCCGAAGCGGACGTCCCCAGCGAGGTATTGAGCTCGTTGATCAACATGGCGGGCCGTCAACGGATGCTGTCGCAACGCATTGTGTTGCAGGCGATGCTGGCATTTCAGCAGTTCGACGGTGCGATTGCAATCGCGCGGGAGACCCTGCGTACGTTTTCGGATAGTCACACGGCGCTGGTGCAAGGCCGTTACGGTTTGCCCGGCTTGTTCTCGCCGGCCTTGCGCGAAGCTTTTCGCGGCAGCGAGAACGTTGCGCAGAAGATCACGGGCTTTATCGCGCTGGTCTCGGTGGCGTTGGAGGCGATCGAATGCGCCTCGCCGCGCGCCAACGCAGCACTGAACGCGTTGATCGGAGCCGTCGATCCGTTGCTGACGCATCTGCACGCCGTGACCGCTGTCTACGAGCAGGAAAGCCGGCGCATTGCGCATGTGCAGAAGAAAGGCCAGCAGGAGCTCATTGAGCGGATCAAGGCGATTGCAAAGGAAGCGCATATTGTCTCGTTCAACGGTCAGATCGTGGCGAGCCGCTCGAATGTGACCGGCCGGGAGTTCGCCGTGATAGCGGGCGTGATGACTTCGATCACAAAGGAACTTGAAGCGGTGGTCAGCGCGTTTGTGAAGAAGACTTCGGCGGGGTAA
- a CDS encoding SRPBCC family protein: MTHTSDASKDASTDRIEKQILLKAPRSRVWRAVSNAEEFGNWFGVNFSGKQFVASQPLQGNITYPGYEYLKMDVLVERIEPEHHLSFRWHPAAVDVSVDYSAEPTTLVVFELTEVGTGTLLRVVESGFDQIPAARRDEAFRMNSGGWEEQLVNIEKHVAKG, translated from the coding sequence ATGACCCATACATCTGACGCATCAAAAGACGCATCGACGGATCGCATTGAAAAACAGATTCTGCTGAAGGCGCCGCGCTCGCGAGTGTGGCGCGCGGTGTCCAACGCCGAAGAATTCGGCAACTGGTTCGGTGTCAATTTCAGCGGCAAACAGTTTGTGGCCAGTCAGCCCTTGCAAGGCAACATCACTTATCCGGGCTACGAATATCTCAAGATGGACGTGCTGGTCGAGCGCATCGAGCCGGAACATCATCTGTCGTTTCGCTGGCATCCGGCCGCGGTGGATGTGTCGGTCGATTACTCGGCTGAACCCACAACGCTGGTCGTATTCGAACTGACCGAGGTCGGTACGGGCACCTTGCTGCGCGTGGTCGAATCGGGCTTCGATCAGATTCCTGCCGCGCGCCGCGACGAGGCGTTCCGCATGAATAGCGGCGGCTGGGAAGAGCAACTGGTTAACATCGAAAAGCATGTCGCCAAAGGATAA